In Amycolatopsis methanolica 239, a single genomic region encodes these proteins:
- a CDS encoding cystathionine beta-synthase, translated as MDYVEHIVDLVGNTPLVKLNSLTEGLAPLVLAKVEYFNPGGSVKDRIALRMVEAAEASGELKPGGTIVEPTSGNTGVGLAMVAQRKGYQCVFVCPDKVSEDKRNVLKAYGARVVVCPTAVPPEHPDSYYSVSDRLVQEIEGAWKPNQYANQQNPESHYHSTGPEIWQQTDGKITHFVAGVGTGGTISGTGRYLKEASQGRVKVVGADPEGSVYSGGTGRPYLVEGVGEDFWPDTYDRGIADEIIAISDAESFAVTRRLALEEGLLVGGSCGMAVAAALKLAERLGPDDVIVVLLPDGGRGYLGKVFNDQWMAGYGFLPPDSSGATVGDVLRAKTGSLPDLVHTHPNETVAEAVAILAEFDVSQMPVVSAEPPVMAAEVVGAVNERELLEALFTGKAQLADRLDKHMSPPLPTIGASEGVGAAMKALSNADGALVLVDGKPAGVLTRHDLLGYLAGR; from the coding sequence GTGGACTACGTCGAGCACATCGTCGATCTCGTGGGCAACACCCCGCTGGTCAAGCTGAACTCCCTCACCGAGGGCCTGGCGCCGCTCGTGCTGGCGAAGGTGGAGTACTTCAACCCGGGCGGCAGCGTGAAGGACCGCATCGCGCTGCGGATGGTCGAAGCCGCCGAGGCCTCCGGCGAGCTCAAGCCCGGCGGCACCATCGTGGAGCCGACCTCCGGCAACACCGGCGTCGGCCTGGCGATGGTCGCCCAGCGCAAGGGCTACCAGTGCGTCTTCGTCTGCCCGGACAAGGTGAGCGAGGACAAGCGCAACGTGCTGAAGGCCTACGGCGCCCGCGTCGTGGTGTGCCCGACCGCCGTCCCGCCCGAGCACCCGGACTCCTACTACTCCGTCTCCGACCGGCTGGTGCAGGAGATCGAGGGCGCCTGGAAGCCCAACCAGTACGCCAACCAGCAGAACCCGGAGAGCCACTACCACTCGACCGGCCCCGAGATCTGGCAGCAGACCGACGGGAAGATCACCCACTTCGTCGCGGGCGTGGGCACCGGCGGCACGATCTCCGGCACCGGCCGCTACCTGAAGGAAGCCTCCCAGGGCCGCGTCAAGGTCGTCGGCGCCGACCCGGAGGGCTCGGTCTACTCCGGCGGCACCGGGCGGCCCTACCTGGTCGAAGGCGTCGGCGAGGACTTCTGGCCGGACACCTACGACCGCGGCATCGCTGACGAGATCATCGCCATCTCCGACGCCGAGTCCTTCGCCGTCACCCGGCGTTTGGCGCTCGAGGAGGGCCTGCTGGTCGGCGGCTCGTGCGGGATGGCCGTCGCGGCCGCGCTCAAGCTCGCGGAGCGGCTCGGCCCGGACGACGTCATCGTGGTGCTCCTGCCCGACGGCGGCCGCGGCTACCTGGGCAAGGTCTTCAACGACCAGTGGATGGCCGGCTACGGCTTCCTGCCGCCGGACTCCTCCGGCGCCACGGTCGGCGACGTCCTGCGCGCCAAGACCGGATCGCTGCCCGACCTGGTCCACACCCACCCGAACGAGACGGTCGCCGAGGCCGTCGCGATCCTGGCCGAGTTCGACGTCAGCCAGATGCCGGTGGTCAGCGCCGAGCCGCCGGTGATGGCCGCCGAGGTGGTCGGCGCCGTCAACGAGCGGGAGCTGCTGGAGGCCCTGTTCACCGGGAAGGCCCAGCTCGCCGACCGGCTGGACAAGCACATGTCGCCGCCGCTGCCGACCATCGGCGCCAGCGAGGGCGTCGGCGCGGCGATGAAGGCCCTGTCCAATGCGGACGGCGCGCTGGTGCTGGTCGACGGCAAGCCGGCCGGCGTGCTCACCAGGCACGACCTGCTGGGCTACCTCGCCGGACGCTGA
- a CDS encoding acetyl-CoA C-acetyltransferase, whose protein sequence is MPEAVIVSAARSPIGRAGKGSLVSMRPDDLAAQMVRAALDKVPQLDPKDIDDLMLGCGLPGGESGFNMGRAVAVQLGYDHLPGCTITRYCSSSLQTTRMALHAIKAGEGDVFISAGVETVSRFAKGSSDSWPDTHNPLFADAEARTAKVAAEGSDTWVDPRENGQLPDVYIAMGQTAENLARLKNVSREEMDEFGVRSQNLAEKAIADGFWAKDITPVTLPDGTVVSKDDGPRAGVTIEGVSGLKPVFRPDGRVTAGNCCPLNDGAAALVIMSDTKAKQLGITPLARVVSTGVSGLSPEIMGYGPVEASQRALARAGMSIGDIDLVEINEAFAAQVIPSYKDLGIDIERLNVNGGAIAVGHPFGMTGARITSTLINSLQHHDKQWGLETMCVGGGQGMAMVIERLS, encoded by the coding sequence ATGCCTGAAGCCGTCATCGTCTCCGCGGCGCGTTCGCCGATCGGCCGCGCCGGGAAGGGCTCGCTGGTGAGCATGCGGCCGGACGACCTGGCCGCGCAGATGGTCCGCGCCGCACTGGACAAGGTGCCGCAGCTGGACCCGAAGGACATCGACGACCTCATGCTCGGCTGCGGCCTGCCCGGCGGCGAGTCGGGCTTCAACATGGGCCGCGCCGTCGCGGTCCAGCTCGGCTACGACCACCTGCCCGGCTGCACCATCACCCGCTACTGCTCCTCCAGCCTGCAGACCACCCGCATGGCGCTGCACGCGATCAAGGCGGGCGAGGGCGACGTGTTCATCTCCGCCGGCGTGGAGACGGTGTCGCGGTTCGCGAAGGGCAGCTCGGACTCCTGGCCCGACACGCACAACCCGCTGTTCGCCGACGCCGAGGCCCGCACCGCGAAGGTCGCGGCCGAGGGCAGCGACACCTGGGTGGACCCGCGTGAAAACGGGCAACTGCCCGACGTCTACATCGCGATGGGCCAGACCGCGGAGAACCTCGCGCGCCTGAAGAACGTCTCCCGCGAGGAGATGGACGAGTTCGGTGTGCGGTCGCAGAACCTGGCGGAGAAGGCCATCGCCGACGGGTTCTGGGCCAAGGACATCACGCCGGTGACCCTGCCCGACGGCACGGTCGTGTCGAAGGACGACGGCCCGCGCGCGGGCGTGACGATCGAGGGCGTGTCCGGCCTGAAGCCGGTGTTCCGTCCCGACGGCCGGGTCACCGCGGGCAACTGCTGCCCGCTCAACGACGGCGCCGCCGCGCTGGTGATCATGTCCGACACCAAGGCGAAGCAGCTCGGCATCACGCCGCTGGCGCGGGTCGTGTCGACCGGCGTGTCCGGCCTGTCGCCGGAGATCATGGGCTACGGCCCGGTCGAGGCGTCGCAGCGCGCGCTGGCCCGCGCCGGGATGTCCATCGGCGACATCGACCTGGTCGAGATCAACGAGGCGTTCGCCGCGCAGGTCATCCCGTCCTACAAGGACCTGGGCATCGACATCGAGCGGCTGAACGTCAACGGCGGCGCGATCGCCGTGGGCCACCCGTTCGGCATGACCGGCGCCCGCATCACCTCGACGCTGATCAACTCGCTGCAGCACCACGACAAGCAGTGGGGCCTGGAGACGATGTGCGTCGGCGGCGGCCAGGGCATGGCGATGGTGATCGAGCGACTGAGCTGA
- a CDS encoding LppU/SCO3897 family protein, with protein sequence MSVPPPPAAPGGQPAPFGNQPPAGNQGAPGAFGQPGQPGQPGQFGQPAGAPPAFPPPGQPGQPGAFGPPPGQPFGPPPGQPAKKSKLTWLRIVLPIVVVVGVGIAAIINFVGSPASAAVGDCLQITEFKTNGDEPTKKDCGDQNANVKIAVKLDNASDNCPTGDYDEYSVSGRGDYKLCLMINAHDGDCFANVTSSTDGYKRVPCTDPTAEIEFLKIVTGQADEAACEGLEIDGAVTYSEPATTMCAVAKNGASA encoded by the coding sequence GTGAGCGTCCCCCCACCGCCGGCTGCGCCTGGAGGGCAGCCGGCGCCCTTCGGCAACCAGCCGCCCGCCGGTAACCAGGGCGCTCCCGGCGCGTTCGGCCAGCCGGGCCAGCCCGGTCAGCCGGGCCAGTTCGGGCAGCCCGCCGGCGCCCCGCCGGCCTTCCCGCCGCCGGGTCAGCCCGGTCAGCCCGGCGCGTTCGGACCCCCGCCGGGGCAGCCGTTCGGCCCGCCGCCCGGCCAGCCCGCCAAGAAGAGCAAGCTCACCTGGCTGCGGATCGTCCTGCCGATCGTCGTGGTCGTCGGTGTCGGCATCGCCGCGATCATCAACTTCGTCGGGTCCCCGGCCTCGGCCGCGGTCGGTGACTGCCTGCAGATCACCGAGTTCAAGACCAACGGCGACGAGCCGACGAAGAAGGACTGCGGCGACCAGAACGCGAACGTCAAGATCGCGGTCAAGCTGGACAACGCGTCCGACAACTGCCCGACCGGCGACTACGACGAGTACAGCGTCAGCGGCCGCGGCGACTACAAGCTCTGCCTGATGATCAACGCGCACGACGGCGACTGCTTCGCCAACGTGACGTCGTCGACCGACGGCTACAAGCGGGTCCCCTGCACCGACCCGACGGCCGAGATCGAATTCCTCAAGATCGTCACCGGCCAGGCCGACGAGGCCGCCTGCGAGGGCCTCGAAATCGACGGCGCGGTCACCTACTCCGAGCCCGCCACCACCATGTGCGCGGTCGCGAAGAACGGTGCCAGCGCCTGA
- a CDS encoding Bax inhibitor-1/YccA family membrane protein, which translates to MRSTSNPAFRNLPTGSAGYGSYGPNVGFNQPQGMPGYGMPSGYGAQQAPATERPMTVDDVVIKTGASLGTALVTGVIAAIWAHTQADAQALGPVVGLMLGGMVVGLVLSLIMIFRQKPSGPMTLLYSAAEGVFLGAITGLFEFIYPGIALQAILGTAGVFVAMLVVYKTGAVKVTPKLTKWIIGATAGVAILMLANLVLGLFGVNMGLRDGGALAIIFSLVVIGVAAFNFLLDFDMADQMIRQGMPAKWAWFAAFGLMTTLVWLYLEILRLLSYLQND; encoded by the coding sequence GTGCGTTCCACAAGCAACCCAGCGTTCCGCAACCTGCCCACCGGCAGCGCGGGATACGGCTCTTACGGGCCGAACGTAGGCTTCAACCAGCCCCAGGGCATGCCTGGTTACGGCATGCCGTCGGGGTACGGCGCGCAGCAGGCGCCGGCAACCGAACGCCCCATGACGGTCGACGACGTCGTCATCAAGACCGGCGCGAGCCTCGGCACCGCACTGGTCACCGGTGTGATCGCGGCGATCTGGGCCCACACCCAGGCCGACGCGCAGGCGCTCGGCCCGGTGGTCGGGCTGATGCTCGGCGGCATGGTCGTCGGCCTGGTGCTGTCGCTGATCATGATCTTCCGGCAGAAGCCGAGCGGCCCGATGACGCTGCTGTACTCGGCCGCCGAGGGTGTTTTCCTCGGTGCGATCACCGGGCTCTTCGAGTTCATCTACCCGGGCATCGCGCTGCAGGCGATCCTGGGCACGGCGGGTGTCTTCGTCGCGATGCTGGTGGTCTACAAGACCGGCGCCGTGAAGGTAACGCCGAAGCTCACGAAGTGGATCATCGGCGCCACCGCCGGTGTCGCGATCCTCATGCTCGCCAACCTCGTGCTCGGCCTGTTCGGCGTAAACATGGGCCTGCGGGACGGCGGCGCGCTCGCGATCATCTTCAGCCTGGTCGTGATCGGCGTCGCGGCGTTCAACTTCCTGCTCGACTTCGACATGGCGGACCAGATGATCCGCCAGGGGATGCCGGCCAAGTGGGCGTGGTTCGCCGCGTTCGGTCTGATGACCACCCTGGTCTGGCTCTACCTGGAGATCCTCCGCCTCCTGTCGTACCTGCAGAACGACTAG
- a CDS encoding SDR family oxidoreductase, with the protein MTGYFVTGATGLIGRQFTPLLLARAEVDRVFLLVREKSRERLADLVNGWPHPEKVTLVDGDIGREDLGIAEDVRAQLRGRVDGLVHLAALYDLTADDATSVKANVDGTRHVLDLAADIGAGCLHHVSSVAVAGDHEGVFTEDMFDTGQRLPTPYHRTKFEAERLVRQQSEVPWRVYRPAVVVGHSQTGEMDKIDGPYYLFPAISRLAALPNVPLAGPDLGDTNVVPVDYVARALLELVVKPGLDGRAFHLVSPEPQSVIRVYNAFARAAGAPTINVELDRRLSRGLLKLARLTEHVPGVTITRDAFLERLGIPAVLLDTLSFPSVFASAATRKELAASGVDVPRIEDYAPALWRYWREHLDPFRARKHGPRGELDGRRVIITGASSGIGRATALKVAAEGGVPLLVARREPELAEVRDEIVAAGGYASIYPADLTDEEAVRKIVDQMLAEHGRIDMLVNNAGRSIRRSIKLSYDRFHDYERAMAINYFGAVRLILAVLPHMAERKFGHVVNVSSIGVQGIAPRFSAYVASKAALDYFSKIAATETHGDGITFTTIHMPLVRTPMIRPTKIYDAFPTKSPDQAAGMVVRALKNRPKHLGTPEGYLIQAAYTLLPGLVDAIAYEGYRVFPDSTAAGGSGELRIGKGERHLSRAANALVKLTRGFHW; encoded by the coding sequence ATGACCGGGTATTTCGTGACCGGGGCGACCGGGCTGATCGGACGCCAGTTCACCCCGCTGCTGCTCGCGAGGGCGGAGGTCGACCGGGTGTTCCTGCTGGTCCGCGAGAAGTCGCGGGAGCGGCTGGCGGACCTGGTCAACGGGTGGCCGCACCCGGAGAAGGTGACGCTGGTCGACGGTGACATCGGCCGCGAAGACCTTGGCATCGCCGAAGACGTGCGCGCCCAGCTGCGGGGCCGGGTCGACGGTCTGGTCCACCTGGCCGCGCTCTACGACCTCACGGCCGACGACGCCACCAGCGTCAAGGCCAACGTCGACGGCACGCGCCACGTGCTCGACCTGGCCGCGGACATCGGCGCCGGTTGTCTGCACCACGTGTCGTCGGTGGCCGTGGCCGGTGACCACGAGGGCGTGTTCACCGAGGACATGTTCGACACCGGCCAGCGCCTGCCGACGCCGTACCACCGGACGAAGTTCGAGGCCGAGCGGCTGGTGCGGCAGCAGTCCGAGGTGCCGTGGCGGGTGTACCGGCCCGCCGTCGTGGTCGGCCACTCGCAGACCGGCGAGATGGACAAGATCGACGGCCCGTACTACCTCTTCCCCGCGATCAGCAGGCTCGCCGCGCTGCCGAACGTGCCGCTCGCCGGCCCGGACCTCGGCGACACGAACGTCGTCCCGGTCGACTACGTGGCCAGGGCGCTGCTGGAGCTGGTCGTCAAGCCGGGTCTGGACGGGCGCGCGTTCCACCTGGTCAGCCCGGAACCGCAGTCGGTGATCCGCGTATACAACGCCTTCGCCCGCGCGGCCGGGGCGCCGACGATCAACGTCGAGCTGGACCGGCGGCTGTCCCGCGGCCTGCTGAAGCTGGCCCGGCTGACCGAGCACGTGCCAGGCGTCACGATCACCCGCGACGCGTTCCTGGAGCGCCTCGGCATTCCGGCCGTCCTGCTGGACACGCTGTCGTTCCCGTCGGTCTTCGCCTCCGCCGCGACGCGCAAGGAGCTCGCGGCCAGCGGTGTCGACGTGCCCCGGATCGAGGACTACGCGCCCGCGCTGTGGCGGTACTGGCGCGAGCACCTCGACCCGTTCCGCGCCCGCAAGCACGGGCCGCGGGGCGAGCTGGACGGCCGCCGCGTGATCATCACCGGCGCGTCGTCGGGCATCGGGCGGGCGACCGCGCTGAAGGTGGCCGCCGAGGGCGGCGTGCCGCTGCTGGTCGCGCGGCGGGAGCCGGAGCTGGCGGAGGTGCGCGACGAGATCGTCGCCGCGGGCGGCTACGCCTCGATCTACCCGGCCGACCTGACCGACGAGGAGGCCGTGCGCAAGATCGTCGACCAGATGCTGGCCGAGCACGGGCGCATCGACATGCTGGTCAACAACGCCGGCCGGTCGATCCGCCGCTCGATCAAGCTGTCCTACGACCGCTTCCACGACTACGAGCGCGCGATGGCGATCAACTACTTCGGCGCGGTCCGGCTGATCCTCGCGGTGCTGCCGCACATGGCCGAGCGGAAGTTCGGACACGTGGTCAACGTGTCCTCGATCGGCGTGCAGGGCATCGCGCCGCGGTTCTCGGCGTACGTCGCGTCGAAGGCGGCGCTGGACTACTTCAGCAAGATCGCCGCGACCGAGACCCACGGTGACGGCATCACGTTCACGACCATCCACATGCCACTGGTCCGCACGCCGATGATCCGGCCGACGAAGATCTACGACGCGTTCCCGACGAAGTCGCCGGACCAGGCCGCGGGCATGGTGGTGCGCGCACTGAAGAACCGGCCCAAGCATCTCGGCACCCCGGAGGGGTATCTGATCCAGGCGGCGTACACGCTGCTGCCGGGGCTCGTCGACGCCATCGCGTACGAGGGTTACCGCGTCTTCCCCGATTCGACGGCCGCGGGCGGCAGTGGTGAGCTGCGGATCGGGAAGGGCGAGCGGCACCTGTCGCGCGCGGCGAACGCCCTCGTCAAACTCACCAGGGGTTTCCACTGGTGA